The Symphalangus syndactylus isolate Jambi chromosome 6, NHGRI_mSymSyn1-v2.1_pri, whole genome shotgun sequence genome contains the following window.
tgctctggcgtgatctaggctcactgcaacttctgcctcctgggttcaagcaattctcctatctcagcctcctgagtagctaggactacaggcgtgcaccacctcgcccagctaattttttcgtgttttagtagagatggagtttcaccatgttggccaagatggtcttgatctcttgacctcatgatccgcccgccttgttctcccaaagtgctgttttCTTTGGCCTAATATTAAAACTGTTTAGATTCTCTGAATGGACACTAAGTGACCCAGGTAGCAGCAAACTCAGAACGTGCTAGGGAGAGGCTGACCCCCACAGAAAAGttcaaagtttgattttttttaaaaaaaatttttgatagagacagggtctcactatgttgcccaggctggtcttgaactcctggcttcaagtgatacTTCCgctttggactcccaaagtgctgggattataggcatgaatgaCCGCACACAGTCCAAAGTTTACTTGAAGTGATGCAATCCACATATTAGTTATAGTTATAGTTGTTACAGTTATAGTACAGTTACACTGcttcctctctcccccttcctGCACATcgccatcactatcatcatctcAAAGCAGCATCacccacaaacatttattgagcacttactcttAATGTGTGCAACCCTCTGTGttttgcagaggacatgaattTCATTCTTCAACATGGGCTCCAAGaagtgtcactttttttttttcaaatcaaaatTCACTTTTCTGGGAATACCATCTGGTCAGGCTGGTGGGAAATTACATTTCAGTCATCCCTGGGGCTTTCCCTTGTCCCCAGTCCCACCAAGGACTGTGCAATGGTGTCGATGATTTTACAAAGTCTAGAacattggctgggcatagtggctcgtgcctgtaatcccagcattttgggaggctgagaagggaagatcacttgagcccaggagtttgacaccagtctgggcaacatagtgagatcccatctctattttcTAAAAGAGGTGTAGAGCATTGGGAGAAGGCCCTCTGGCCTTGGGAACACAGGGGTCCCTCCTCATATATTCCTTACCCAGGTTCCTATGGCTCCTTAGTGGCCACAGCTCTGGTGCTTTTCTGCCAGCCGTGCACAGTGAGGTGGGGGGTGTCTTAgctgagacactgtgcccagtggTGGGCATCCAGTCTTTCTGTCCTGTGATGGCCCCTTTCTGCTTCAAGAGAATAGGTCCTCATTCCTCTCAAGACCCAGCAACAAGATGGCCCCTCCATCATCCTGGGAGAAGTGCTCCAAACCTCCCTCGGCTCAAGCTGTCTGGGTCTTCCCCATTCAACAGCTTTTTCCTCACTTTCCCCTCCTTCTGGGACTTTCTTCACACAATCTCCCTTTTGGGCCATTAGAAACCAGTGCTGGCTTCTCCTGCCCAAAGATGGGAGAATGAAAACTTCAATTGCCACTCAGCTTTTTCTTGCTAGTGCATCTTTTTACAGTTAGATAAAACAGAGGACCCAGAGAAGGATGACACAGGGTTTCTGCGGCCAAAGACCTTAAAGTGTATTTGGGGAGACCAATGAAAAGGATCAATAGCAGGTCAAGGCCCAGCCCAGTGTGCTGCACACCCGCCCCCAAGATGACGTGCCACTTTCCAGCATCTGTATTCTTCCACCCCttgttttctgcttctttctGACCCATGCACCTGAGGCTGATTTCCAGGTCACTAAGCCCGGGAACTGGAGAGATGTCTGTGAAGGGTCTGCCACCGTGATCCTCGGGGTGACCTCCTCGGTGCCCTCCCTGCCACTCCCCAATGTCCTCCTGATGGCCAATGTTACCTGGCCCCAGGGTCCGTTTACCACCTGGAGCACACCTGGTGACGCCCCAGTCATCAACCTCAGCAGGTAAAGGCTTGAGGGAGGGCGGGAAGGGATGGAATGATTGACTGGGACATGCATTGCTTTGTAGCTGGATTTTAGATCAAAAGAAAAGGCAGTGTTCTTTAGTGCATAAACCCTGtagaactcattcattcatttgtttagcaATGATTtatttagtatcttttttttttttttgaggcagagtctcgctctgttgcccaggctggagtgcagtggcgggatctcggctcactgcaagttctgcctctcgggttcacgtcattctccaagtagctgggactacaggcacctgccaccatgcccagctaatttttttttgtatttttagtagaaacagggtttcaccgtgttagccaggatggtctcgatctcctgacctcgtgatccgcctgcctcggcctcccaaagtgctgggattacaggcgtgagccaccgcacctggccttatttatttagTATCTATATTTACCAAGCACTGTGCTTTATGCTGGGATAGGGCAGTACGCAGTCCTTGTCTCGAGCCTGGTTTTTGAGAATCTTGGCTTCCATttctgtaaatgtgtgtgtgtgtgtgtgtgtgtgtgtatatgtgtgtgtatatatagacacGTTTCCATGTCTTAAAATCTTTTTGTAAATATCATTTCGATAATTTCTTTAGTAATATGAGTGAATTAAAATTCACTTGACAAGTCCCTAATATTAGACATTTAGAAATGTTTCTTTGTCAATATAGATAGAGGGGATTTCCAAGGAAAAGGTGGGGATATGAAAATCAAACACGACTATGAAATGctgagattgaaaaaaaaatactagatatACAGGAGACAGCTATCCTTTTCCTTGCCCTTTCAACACAGTAAGTCAGGATATAGGGAGAAAGAGTCCTAGAAACTGAGTCGGGAAATCTTAGTTCCAGGTCACACTTAGTAAGATCTAAACTTGGGCAAATCGCttagcctctctaagcctcagcctCAAAATCTGTAAAGCAGAATTAATCATACTTatctgggcagggcacagtggctcacatctgtaatcatagctctttgggaggctgaggtgggaggattgcttgaagccaggagttcaagaccaacctgggcaacatagggagatcctgtttctaccaaaaaataccaaaaaaaataggTGGGTGtattggcacacacctgtattcctacTAAAGTCCTGGAAATTGGAGAAGAGTCAGTCTTAGTAATCACCCCCACTTTCATTACATGAGCTTTCTCCCTTCAGCATCCCCCAAGCAGAGAGGTAGGAGGCCAGTGACGCTGAGCCACCTCTAGGTGGGCACCCACATGGTTGATTGAAACCACGGGCTCTCCCATGGAAATGTCCTGATTATGTCCAGGCTTCTCCCCCTGAAGTACGTGGAGCTACAAATCTACGACCAGCTCCAGCGTATCCTGAGGGTTAGGACAGTGACTGAAAAGATCTACTATCTGAAGCTCCACAAAAAACACCCAGAGATTGTGTTTCAATTCTGGGTCCGCCTGGTGAAAATTCTGCAGAAAGGCCTGTCCATCACCACCAAAGACCCAAGAATCGAATTCACTCACTGCCTCGTGCCCAAGATGCCCACCAACTCCACAGAAACAACAGTAAGTGGGCCTCCCTCCAGGACCTGTTGAGAAATAAGTATATATACGAAtatatgtaagtgtgtgtgtatatatatatagacacgtttccatgtcttttaaaagctCTTTGTAAATATCATTTTGATAATTTCTATTCAGTAGtatgaatgaattaaaatttatttgaccAGTCCCTAATATTAAGACatttagaaatgtttctttttttttttgagacagagccatgccctgtcacccaggctggagtgcaatggcgcgatctcggctcactgcaacttccacctcccaaattcaagcaattcttgtgcctcagcctccagagtagctgggattacaggcatgtgccaccacgcctggctaatttttgtatttttagtagagatggggtttcaccatgttggccaagctggtcttgaactcctgtcctcaagtgatccacccgccttggcctcccaaagtgctgggattacaggtgtgaacctctgtgcctggcctgtatttgtttattattgtaaataatgctaaaACAAGCATTTATATGTATGATCTACATTTCTGATTATATTCTTGGGTAGGTTTTTAGAAGTAGAATTCAAAGAGCATGAACATCTTCAAGGCTCTTAACACATATTGCCAGATTATTTCCATAAATATCATACCAAATTATACTCTCTCCAATCATATGAGTGtctgtgggctgggtgcagtggctcacgcctgtaatcctaacactttgggaggccaaggcaggtggatcacctcaggtcaggagttcgagaacagcctgcccaacatggtgaaaccctgtctctactaaaaatacaaaaattagccaggcatggtggcaggcccctataatgctactcaggaagctgaggcagtagaatcgcttaaacccagggagcaaaggttgcagtgagccgaaattgtgccactttactccagcctgggcaaaagagtgaaactccatctcaaaaaaaaaaaaaaaaaattagtatgttACTGTGTATCCTATTACAATTGAGCAGTAAACGTTTTAATAAATTTCCTAGTATAATAGGTAAAAAAGTGGCATCTCTGATTTTCAATGAGTTTCAGCAttgttacatacgtatatatatacatatgtaacaattgTTACATTGTTATgtatttatagttatatataacacaagattgttttaatatattttatatatattaatgccATATATATGGCATTGTCTGTTGTGTTCTTTGGCCATTTTTCTATTGGCAATCTTGTGTTTCTCTAAAttgatttgtaaaataaaacttttttttttttttttttttgagatggaatctcactctgtcgccaggctaaagtgcagtggtgcaatcttggctcactgaaacctctgcctcccaggttcaagcgattctcctgcctcagccttctgagtagctgggactacaagtgtgcgccaccacgcccagccagtttttgtatttttagtagagacagggtttcaccatgttggccaggatggtctcaatctcttgacctcatgatccaaccaccatggcctcctaaagtgctgggattacacgtgtgagccactgcgcctggcctaaaataaaactttttatacATCGAGATTTTTGACTCTTACaagtttttacaaatatttcctcaAGTATTTGCCTTTCCTCTTTGGTTTATTTAGGGTACATCTTTGATACACATAAGGCCTTTCCAGGTCCTGCTTGGTGTAGAAGCACAGGAAGGAAGGCCAATAGACTGTACTGTTCAAAACCTTCAGATTTCAGAATCTAAATGCTTTCCTCTTATTACTTAAGTTCTGTGCTTCAGGTATGTTATTGACTTTGCAGAAGAGGCTGGTGAGGTCAGCAGTTTTACAGCCTGACATCTCTGCCTCTGAACATTCAGATCTGCACTCTGGACAGAGCAGCCACTGCAGTTGACCAGGGAGTGGGTGTGACCCTGCCAGGGGTCTCATTTTTTGTTGATTGATTCTTGGGGCTTAATGCTGAAGGAACAGGTTCCCAGGGTTAGGGTGTGAAACTCAACTGTAATATCACAAACCCCTTCAAAGTTCTACCCCTAGGAGGCCAAGAACTCTCTGAGCAGACCTAGCCATCTGACGCTAAATTTCTCCATCCAGCCTGAAAACAGCCTCCTGTCATCCCCCCAGCCCAGCGAGCCCCTCGTGCTGCTGGCGGCTGAGCAGACCAGTGGCAGTTTCTCACAGCTCTCAGGAAAGCCCCAGCTCACAGCAAACAGGTGGGTCCTCCATGGGGTCAGCTCCAGATCCCTTCCTCCAGCGTGAAGTCATGGGGTCAATGAACCTATCTCAgttctttgtattctttgtattttagatAGTCATGCACATGgctttttctgtcaatttatTGTAAGCCTGTCTTTGAAAACAAGGTCTTTGGCTCTTTGATCTGAATATTCACTCCTTAGGCAAACTCCAGTGTTTTCTAATGACAGGTGTTCAATAAAAGGAATGAGGGATGAGAAAATTAATTCAAAGAAGTGTAAGTTAACAAAGCAGGCTCATGGTGGAGTTAGCTATTGACTATTTCCAATCCAAGCTCACAAGGATCCCTGGGGTAAAACCCTAGTTCTTTTTGCCTCatctgcctcttcttttttttgttttcttttttcttctttttttttttttttttttttttggagacagagtttcactcttgttgcccaggctggagtgcaatggcgtgacgtcagctcactgcaaactccaccttctgggttcaagcaattctcttgcctcagcctcccaagtagctgggattacaggcacctgccaccacacccggctaattttttgtatttttagtagagacagagtttcaccatgttggccaggctggtctcgaactcctgacctcaggtgatccacccaccttggcctcccaaagtgctgggattacagacgtgagccactgcacctggtcctcaCTAGCCTCTTCTGCAAAATGGACAGAATAAGGGAAACAACCAGTAGCTCCAAAGTCTCATTAATTTACTAATAATTGTATTAGATTCTTTCTGTAACAAGTGATAGAAACTCAAAGCAAGATAGTGCAACCAATATGCTGCACAAGTGCAACTTGTAGGGTATCATCAGAATGCAAATTTATTTTGTCTGCCCTTCATAACTTTTTCAGTGGGAGAAGTTTTCCTCTTACCCATGGATAAAAGCTGGCTTTCTGGGCAGGCCACATAGCATATGGGCTTTCTCTGAGAATATAAAAGGTCCTTTGGTCCATTTAAATTGCAAAAGCAGCCTcaattctgaaattaaaatatctaaTGTCTGAAAACTATCAAAACCTTGAACTTATCACATCTTCTCCTTACCCTCAGTCTGGCTGCCTATCAAGGTGACCTTTCCTAGGGGGGAACTGGGTTGtcattcttcttctctttctgtttcctAATATTTAAAGCTACCTTTTTTCTCTTaggagctttctttcttttttctttttccttctttctctcgtttctttctttctttctcttttatttctccctcccctcccctcccttcgcctcccttcccctcttcccctcccttcccctcccctcctttaccctcccctcccttcccctctcctctcctcctctcctctgctctcctctcctttcctctcctttcctttccaacagtgtctcactctgttgcccaggctggagtgcagtgccatgatcttggctcactacagcctcaatctcctggggtcaagcaatcctcccgcctcagcctcccaagtaactggggctacaggcatgcaccaccacgcctggctaattttttaaatttttagtagagacaaggtcttgctatgttgcccaggctggtctcaaactcctgagcccaagcgatcctcccaccttgacctcctaaagtgctgggattacagtcatgagccatcaCAGCTGGCCAGGAGCTTTCTTGGGTTCTTTGAAATCTCCTTTCTGGCCCCTCAACTGCAACACCTCCCTTTCATCTGGCCACACTgcacccccccaccacccccctgGCCGTGGCTCTGCCAGGACCATGCTCCCCCAGGCACTAGCTATCCCCTCACCCCTTTAAGGAGTCCTCCTGGGTAGGGCTTACAGTGGCTCCAGGCTGGTGTACACTtgctcactctgtctctctctcgtaCAGTCCACATCTGGTCCTCAGGAAACATCCTCTCATATTTTGACCAGCCATTGGAGAGGAGGACCTTGCTTCCTAGGCACAGAAGCAACTCTTCTCCCAGAGCCTAAGAGCCACAGCTCAAGCTCCCTGGGTTGTCCCAGGAAGGCTCTCTCTTTCAGCTTGAGGAGAAGGAGCCAGCAGCTCTTTACAAAGGACTCTCTCCCCACATGACAACCCAAGCCCTTGGTTACCAAGGCTGGCAATCCCTCAGGCAGTCCAGCTCACTCTCACTTCTCTGATCTTAAATTTTAGTCCCCGGGATTTTGTCTTTGAGTCATAATACATTATATTCTCAACACATCAAAGCAGTACTTAAGGTTTgaagagttgtttgttcctccacAGGGCAGGCCTTAGCTCCaggctccctcctcctcctcctcctctgtggCTTTCTCTCCTCGGGTTGCCCTTAACATTATTGCATGTGTGCATATTGTCACTGCCCCACATTTCCATATTTCTACATGTGCTTAAAGCACTGGTGCTGGAAAAAGGCATGATTAGAaagtgagttttttgttttgttttgttttgttttgttttttgagaaggagtctcactctgtcacataggctggagtgcagtggtgccatctctgctcactgcaagctctgcctcctgggttcaagcaattctcgtacctcagcctcctgagtagctggaattacaggcgtgtgccaccatgcctggctaatttttgtatttttagtacagacggggtttcaccatgttggccaggctggtcttgaactcctgacctcaagtgatccgcccacctcggcctcccaaagtgctaggattacaggtgtgagccactgcacctatcTGAAAGTggtttttaagttaaattttaacaatgttttctttttcttctattgctTTCAATAACCCCAAAATTCCCTGGGCTCCAACAGGAACAATGACACTGCCATTGAAATAGACAACTGCAGCAGCTACAAGATACCCTCACCAGTGGCATCTCCAATCAATTTGAATATATCCATGAGAGCTGCCTTGAGCCACAGCCTCTGGGAACAAGAGGACCGGAATGAGCACCTTCTACAAGTTCCTATAGCCAGTTCCCTAGGAGAGCACTTGTTGGGAGCCTGACACCTAGGCAAAACATGCTCTTCCTGGCATGCGTGTACTTGCTACCACCTCTTACAATGCTCCTTTCCCACTGTGAGCCAAGTGACCTTGGGAGAGGTAAGATGGTGTTTCCAACAAGGTGCTTCTCTACTTCCACCAATAAACTTCCAAGTGAGTCCCTAATTGTTGCAGGTTGTGCTATAGGGAGGCTCCAGTTTGGGAAAGGACTGACTGAGAACAGGAGCAGTTTTTGGAAAAATAGGTGGGAAAAGTTACTGTCTGTGTATTAGTCCACTCTTGCATTGTTACagagaactacctgagactgggtaattttatttatttatttatttattttggagatagagtcttgctctgtcaccaggctggagtacagtggcgtgatcatggctcactgcaacctctacctcctgggttcaagcaattctcgagcctcagcctcccaagtagctgggactacaggcacacactacacctggctaattttttgtattttagtagagatggggtttcaccatgttgcccaggctggtctccaactcctgagctcaggccatccAGACACATTGGCCTCTCAAagggttaggattacaggcgtgagccaccaggcccagccttgagtctgggtaatttataaagaaaagaggtttaattggctcatggttccccaggctgtacaggaagcatggctggggaggcctcaggaaacttacaatcaaggcAGAAGACAAAAGAGAAGCAGACCTgtcctacatggctggagcaggagaacgAAAGAAATgggaggtgctatacacttttaaacaaccagatctcgtgagaactcactataatgagaacagcaaggaggaaatccacccccgtgatccaatcacctcccaccaggcacctcctccaacactgggtattaaattcaacatgagatttgggcagggagaCAGATCCAAATCATGTATCAGTCTACTCAATTGAAACCACACAATAGCCAAGCAAAGCCAAGAAAGCCAGTCCAAGGCTGCCTTGGAAAGGGCCTCTGAGGGGAGGAAAGGGCTTCTGAGGAGAAATTAACTTTCAAAGGGGCAGGGGGAAATAGAGGCCAAGCTACTACAagcccaaaataaaagaaatcctgAGAAGGATGGTAACCAGCTGGAAGATTCCTTTCTGTTGCTCCACTATATCAAGCAAGAAATTGAgtctttggctgggcgcggtggctcatgcctgtaatcccagcactttgggaggctgaggtgggtggatcacttgaggtcaggagtttgagaccagcctggccaacatggcaaaaccctgtctctacccaaaatacaaaaactagctggatgtggtggtgcatgcctgtagtcccagctactcaggaggttgaggcaggagaattgcttgaaccaggaggcagagcttgcagtgagctgggatcatgccactgtgctccagcctgggtgacagagccagactccctctcaaaaaaaaaaaaaaaagaataaattaggtCTTCATTGCCCCACTCCCTGTCTTAGTGTAAAGCTATGAAGGCTCCCCCTGGCTCATACAACATTTCGTTGCTAATGAAAACATGGTAAGGAAGATATTGACTGCCCATCACCAGAAATTCTGATTAATTTGACTATTCTTACCCAGAACCTAATGAAAGTGAACTGGAAGACATGGCATCTTTGAGTATTGGGAATGGGGCAGGAGCTTTGGCCAACCTTTATACACATAGGGAATACTTACAAGGAAAATACcaccactcctttttttttttttttttttttttttttagacagagtcttgttctgttgcccaggctggagtgcagtggtgtgatctcagctcactgcaacctccgtctctcaggttcaagcaattcttgtgcctcagcctcccaagcagctgggattacatgtgtgaaccaccagtccggctaatttttgtatttttagcagacacagggttt
Protein-coding sequences here:
- the GARIN1A gene encoding Golgi-associated RAB2 interactor protein 1A isoform X1 codes for the protein MSKIRGLPPEVREPGPGVELGVENGLLCQLIHSPEFNLFSNSVVFESNFIQADFQVTKPGNWRDVCEGSATVILGVTSSVPSLPLPNVLLMANVTWPQGPFTTWSTPGDAPVINLSRLLPLKYVELQIYDQLQRILRVRTVTEKIYYLKLHKKHPEIVFQFWVRLVKILQKGLSITTKDPRIEFTHCLVPKMPTNSTETTPENSLLSSPQPSEPLVLLAAEQTSGSFSQLSGKPQLTANRNNDTAIEIDNCSSYKIPSPVASPINLNISMRAALSHSLWEQEDRNEHLLQVPIASSLGEHLLGA
- the GARIN1A gene encoding Golgi-associated RAB2 interactor protein 1A isoform X2; protein product: MSKIRGLPPEVREPGPGVELGVENGLLCQLIHSPEFNLFSNSVVFESNFIQVTKPGNWRDVCEGSATVILGVTSSVPSLPLPNVLLMANVTWPQGPFTTWSTPGDAPVINLSRLLPLKYVELQIYDQLQRILRVRTVTEKIYYLKLHKKHPEIVFQFWVRLVKILQKGLSITTKDPRIEFTHCLVPKMPTNSTETTPENSLLSSPQPSEPLVLLAAEQTSGSFSQLSGKPQLTANRNNDTAIEIDNCSSYKIPSPVASPINLNISMRAALSHSLWEQEDRNEHLLQVPIASSLGEHLLGA
- the GARIN1A gene encoding Golgi-associated RAB2 interactor protein 1A isoform X3; the encoded protein is MANVTWPQGPFTTWSTPGDAPVINLSRLLPLKYVELQIYDQLQRILRVRTVTEKIYYLKLHKKHPEIVFQFWVRLVKILQKGLSITTKDPRIEFTHCLVPKMPTNSTETTPENSLLSSPQPSEPLVLLAAEQTSGSFSQLSGKPQLTANRNNDTAIEIDNCSSYKIPSPVASPINLNISMRAALSHSLWEQEDRNEHLLQVPIASSLGEHLLGA